In Neomonachus schauinslandi chromosome 6, ASM220157v2, whole genome shotgun sequence, a genomic segment contains:
- the MEX3A gene encoding RNA-binding protein MEX3A translates to MPSLVVSGIMERNGGFGELGCFGGSAKDRSGADWPQRRPCPVSFLLSPLPPHPIPGCKIKALRAKTNTYIKTPVRGEEPVFMVTGRREDVATARREIISAAEHFSMIRASRNKSGAAFGVAPALPGQVTIRVRVPYRVVGLVVGPKGATIKRIQQQTNTYIITPSRDRDPVFEITGAPGNVERAREEIETHIAVRTGKILEYNNENDFLAGSPDAGLDSRYSEAWRVHPPGCKPLSTFRQNSLGCIGECAVDSGFEAPRLGEQGGDFGYGGYLFPGYGVGKQDMYYGVAETSPPLWAGQENAAPTSVLFSSASSSSSSSAKARAAPPGAHRSPAASAGPELAGLPRRPPGEPLQGFSKLGGGLRSPGGGRDCMVCFESEVTAALVPCGHNLFCMECAVRICERTDPECPVCHITATQAIRIFS, encoded by the exons ATGCCTAGTCTAGTGGTATCTggaataatggaaagaaatgggGGCTTTGGAGAACTAGGATGTTTCGGGGGAAGCGCTAAGGAC CGATCGGGAGCTGACTGGCCCCAGCGCAGACCTTGCCCTGtgagtttccttctctctccactccccccccaccccatcccaggcTGCAAGATTAAGGCTCTGAGGGCCAAGACCAACACGTACATCAAGACGCCGGTGCGCGGCGAGGAGCCCGTGTTCATGGTGACCGGGCGGCGGGAGGACGTGGCCACAGCGCGACGGGAAATCATCTCGGCGGCCGAGCACTTCTCCATGATCCGCGCCTCGCGCAACAAGTCGGGCGCCGCCTTTGGCGTGGCTCCTGCCCTGCCCGGCCAGGTGACCATCCGCGTGCGGGTCCCCTACCGCGTGGTGGGGCTGGTGGTGGGCCCCAAGGGGGCAACCATCAAGCGCATCCAGCAGCAGACCAACACGTACATCATCACGCCGAGCCGCGACCGCGACCCGGTGTTCGAGATCACGGGTGCGCCGGGGAACGTGGAGCGCGCGCGCGAGGAGATCGAGACGCACATCGCGGTGCGCACGGGCAAGATCCTCGAGTACAACAACGAGAACGACTTCCTGGCGGGGAGCCCCGACGCCGGCCTGGACAGCCGCTACTCGGAGGCCTGGCGGGTGCACCCGCCCGGCTGCAAGCCGCTCTCCACCTTCCGCCAGAACAGCCTGGGGTGCATCGGCGAGTGCGCCGTGGACTCCGGCTTCGAGGCCCCGCGCCTGGGCGAGCAGGGCGGGGACTTCGGCTACGGCGGCTACCTGTTCCCGGGCTACGGCGTGGGCAAGCAGGACATGTACTACGGCGTGGCCGAGACCAGCCCCCCGCTCTGGGCGGGCCAGGAGAACGCCGCGCCCACCTCGGTGCTCTTCTCCTCCGCCTCCTCGTCGTCGTCCTCGTCCGCCAAGGCCCGCGCCGCGCCGCCGGGGGCGCACCGCTCTCCCGCTGCCTCGGCGGGGCCTGAGCTGGCCGGACTGCCCAGACGCCCGCCGGGAGAGCCGCTGCAGGGCTTCTCCAAACTGGGGGGCGGCCTGCGGAGCCCCGGCGGCGGGCGGGACTGCATGGTGTGCTTCGAGAGCGAGGTGACGGCCGCCCTCGTGCCCTGCGGACACAACCTGTTCTGCATGGAGTGTGCAGTGCGCATCTGCGAGAGGACCGACCCGGAGTGTCCCGTCTGCCACATCACGGCCACGCAAGCCATCCGAATATTCTCCTAA